Genomic window (Abditibacteriaceae bacterium):
TCGTCCAGCGACAATCAAAGATGTCGCCGAGCGTGCTGGTGTGACAACAGCCACGGTTTCTTTCACTCTTTCAGGCAAGCGCAACGCTTCGCCCAAAACCAAAGATGCGATTTTTAAAGCCGCGCATGAATTAGGCTATGTGCCCAATCCGCATGCGCAGCGTTTG
Coding sequences:
- a CDS encoding LacI family DNA-binding transcriptional regulator, translated to MKRMSTRSRIASKRIAPLTGTRPATIKDVAERAGVTTATVSFTLSGKRNASPKTKDAIFKAAHELGYVPNPHAQRL